Within the Desulfovibrio sp. X2 genome, the region CGATCTCGCCGAAGCCGAGCGTGACGATGGCCAGATAGTCGCCGCGCATGCGCAGGGTCGGGTAGCCGATGATGCAGCCCGCCACCGTGGCGAAGACCGCGGCGATGGGCAGGCAGAGCCAGAACGACATGCCGTAGTGGATGCTGAGCAGCGCGTAGGTGTAGGCGCCCACGCCGTAGAAGGCGATGTAGCCGAGGTCCAGCAGGCCGCACAGGCCCACGACCACGTTGAGGCCGAGGCCGAGGCAGACGTAGATGAGCACCTGCACGGCCACGTCCTGGGCGTAGCGCTCCGTGTACAGGGGATACGTCAGCGCGAAGGCGAGCAGCACGCTCAGCCACATCCAGCGCGGCAGGCGTCCGGCAAGGGCCGTGGCCGAGTCGCGCACCCTGGCGGCCGGGGCGTCGAGGAAGTCGAGCACGCCCGAGCGGCGAAGCTGCCACACGGCCATGCAGACGAGCGCCACCAAGGACACCCGGCCCCAGACCGCGAAGGTCTCGGAAAAGGAGAGCGAGCCGTCCTCGTGGATGCCGAGCATCGGCCAGAGCAGGACGAGGAACCATCCGAGCCCGAGGGCGAAGAGCAGCCAGTGCTTCCTAGACGCGCGTGTCATCGACATTCTCCCCCATGATGCCGGTGGGCATGAAGTAGAGCACCGCGATCAGGATGATGAAGGCGAAGACGTCCTTGTACTCCGTGCCGCCGTTTATGTAGGCAGCGGCCATGACCTCGACCATGCCGATGATCAGGCCGCCGACCATGGCGCCCGTGATGTTGCCGATGCCCCCGAGCACGGCGGCGGCGAAGGCCTTGATGCCGGGCACGAAGCCCATGTCGTAGCGCACGGAGCCGTAGTTGAAGCCGACCATGATGCCCGCGGCCGCGGCCAGCCCCGCGCCGATGGCGAACGTCAGCGAGATGATGCGGTTGGAGTTGATGCCCACGAGTGCGGCCATGACCTTGTCCTGCGCCGTGGCGCGCATGGCCTTGCCCACGTTGGTGCGGAAGACCAGGGCGTTCAGCCCGAAGAGGAGCACGGCCGTGACGCCGAGGATGATGCCCTGCATGAGCGAGACGCGGATGCCGCCGAGCATCACGTGGCCCTCCACCATCTGCGTGGGGTAGGCCTTGTCGTACACGCCCTGGGTGAGCATCATGCCGTTCTGCAGAAAGATGGACATGCCGAGCGCGGAGAGCAGCACGGACAGGCGCGAGGAGTTCCTGAGCGGCTTGTAGGCCACCTTCTCCACGGCCATGGCCAGGAGCGCGCAGTAGCCCATGGTCAGGATCAGCGCCAGGACCATGCACAGCCAGGGATGGCTCGCGGTCATGCCGTGCGCGGCCATGAGCGAGAGGAGGATGACGCCCACGTATCCGCCCGCGGCGAAGAACTCGCCGTGCGCGAAGTTGATGAGCTGGATGATGCCGTAGACCATGGTGTAGCCGAGCGCGATGAGCGCGTACAGGCCACCCAGGGTCAGGCCGTTCAGGCATTGCTGCAGAAAGAAGTCCATGTGCCGCCCTGTTGTTGTCCATGCCCGGGAGCGCCGGGGTGCAGCCCCGAAGGGACCGAGAAAAGGGGGGCCCGCGGGCCCCCCTCACGTGGTCGTGACTAGTAGGTCTTGCCGGTGGCAGGGTTCCAGAAGTTGATGAACTTCCCGCCCTTGACCTCGCGGATGATGTAGTTGGAGCCGGAGTCGCCGTTCTCCTTGAACTTGATCACCTTGGAGGCGCCCTGGTAGTCCATCTTCATGATCGCGGCCCTGATCTTGGCCGGATCGGTGGACTTGGCCTCCTTGATGGCGGAGAGCAGTGTGTAGGCGGCGTCATAGGCGTAGCCGGAGTAGGCGCCGGGCTCGCCGTAGGGCTTGTAGGCCTCCAGGAACTTCTTGTAGGCCGGGGTCTGCGGATCGATGTAGCCGAACGTCAGGTACGCGCCCTCGGCGGCGTCCTTGGCGATCTCGATGAGCTGCGGATGGTACACGGCGTCCTGGCCGATGATCGCGGCCTTGATGCCCGCGCGGCGGGCCTGGATGAGCATCAGCGCGCCGGAGGAGGAGTTCTGCAGGCTCATGTACAGGACGTCGGGATGGGCGTCCTTGACCTTGGTGAGCACCGCGGAGAAGTCCTTGTCGCCCTGGTTGACGTGGTCGTGGGCGATGACCTTGATCCCCTTCTTGGCGGCCAGCTTCTCGACGTTGTCGGCCAGCCCCTGGGAGTAGGTCGTCTTGTCGTCGACCACGTAGAGGGTCTTGGCCTTCAGGTAGTTGGTCATGAACTCCACGGCGGCGACGCTCTGGTCGTCGTCACGGCCGCAGATGCGGAACATGTACTTGAGGCCGCGCTCGGTGACCTTCTCGTTGGTCGAGGCCGGCGTCAGCATGGGGATGTTCTCCTCGGCCAGGACATCGGAGGCCGGGATCGTGGCGCTGGAGCAGTAGGCGCCGACGACGCCGACGACCTCTTCGGACAAGAGCTTGTTGGCGGCGGCCACGGCCTGCTTCGGATCGCAGGCGGTGTCCTCGGCCAGGAGCTCGATGCCGTCGTAACCCGGGATGCCGCCGTCCTTCTGGATGGCCGCGATGGCCGCGCGCACGCCGTTGGCGATGTCGTTGCCGTCGGCGGCGTAGGGGCCGGTCAGGGGGGACATGCTGCCGATCTTGAGCTTGGCCGCCCAGGCGGTAGCGCCGCAGGCGAGGCTGAGCGCAAGCGCCAGCACGAGCACACGCCACATGTTCCTGTTCATTCCTACTCCCTCCACGGTTGAGTTATTGGCCGAGATAGGCCTCGATCACCTTGGGGTCGCGCTGCACCTCGTCCGGCCGTCCGTGGCTGATGAGCACGCCGTGGTCCAGCACGGCCACGCGGTGGCTGATGCCCATGACCACCTTCATGTCGTGCTCGACCATGAGGACGTTGATGCCGGTGTCTGCGATGCGCAGGATCAGATCCATGAGCTCTTTGCTCTCCGCGGGGTTCAGCCCCGCGGCGGGTTCGTCCAGGAGAATGGTGCGCGGCTCGCTGCCCAGGGCCCGGGCGATCTCCAGGCGGCGCTGCATGCCGTAGGACATGTTGCGCGCGACGTCGTCGGCGAGATGGCCCATGCCCACGAAGTCCAGGGCCTCGCGGGCCTTGGCGCGGATCTGCGCCTCCTCCTCGCGCTGCGAGCGTGAGCGCAGCACGGCGGAGAAGACGCCGCAGCGGGAGCGGCAGTGCTGGGCGACCATGACGTTCTCGAGCGCGGTCATGGCCGTGAACAGACGGATGTTCTGGAACGTGCGGGCGATGCCCGCGGCCAGGATGTGGTGCGGCCGAAGCCCGGAGATGCTCGACTCGCCGTAGGTCACCGCGCCGGAGGATATCTTGTAGACCCCGGTGATGACGTTGAAGACAGTGGTCTTTCCCGCGCCGTTCGGGCCGATGAGGGCGAGAATCTCCCCGGGCCTGAGGTCGAAGGAAACGTTCGCGAGCGCCTGCAGCCCGCCGAACCTGACGCAGACGTCGTTCAGCCGCAAATGTCCCATAGTGGCGCCATCTTTACAATGAAACGACGGGCAAAATCAAGCGCGGCCATTTCACACAATTGTCAGCAAAAAAGGCAGCATATAGGTAAAAAGGCGTCATGTCCGAAGACATGCCGAAGATCGTTCGCGCAATGACAAGAAAGTCAGGTTCGGCACGAAGAAGATTCGTACCGTTTGGGGATAAAAAAACCCCGGCCGGCAGAATGCCGGCCGGGGCCGTTCGACAATTACGTCAAGAAGCGACTACCATTCGTTGTCGCTGAAGGGATCGGAGCCGAAGCCGAAGGTGTCGGCAGGCGCGCCGCCCACCTCGGGGGCACCGGCACCGGCCGTCTCGGAGGCCGCGGCACCGCCGGCGGCGCCACCGGCCGGAGCGGCCTTCAGGATGGCGATGATGCTCGACTTGACCTTCTCGATCTCACCGGCCAGGTCGCCCAGCTGGGTGTTCAGGCCCGTGACCTTCTCCTCGGCCGCGACGATGACCTTCTCGCCCTCGCCCTTGCCGGAGGCCTCGAGGGCCTCGTACTTGCCCTTGTAGTCGGCCATGGCCTTGGAGGTCTCGGCCAGCTTGCCCTCGGTCTCGGCCAGCTTCTTCTCGAGCTCGGCCACGCGGGTCTTCTGGTCGGCGATGGTCTTGCGGTACTCGCCCAGCTTGGCGAAGATCGCGGCCACGTCGGACTTCACGCCCTCGGGCAGCTCGACCACGGAGACGTTGTCGCCCAGGCCGCCCACCTGACCGGCGGCCATCTTGGCCAGCTCGGGATGCTGCTCGTAGATCCAGGCCTTGGCCAGGGCCGCGGCGAAGGGCTCGCCCTCGGCGTCGATGGCGGAACCGGTCATGAACGAAAGCAGCTCGGTGATGTTCTGCTTCTGGCCTTCCTTGCCCGCGCCCTTGAGGTACGCAGCGAAGGTGCTCATCGGGAAAGTCTTGCGCGCTTCAGCCATGATTTGATCCTCCCTTGTCGTCTCTCGATTAGAGGACAAAAGTCTTTTCCTCTTTGGTTTCCATGGGGATGCGGCCGATGTGACGCGCATACGTCAGGGCCGCGGTTCTATATACCAAATGCCCGAGCTTGGACCAGGGCAGGTAGGCGATGAGCATCCACACCGCAACGAGGTGGACGTAGTACATCGGGTAGGCCAGGCCGGGCACGTTGGCCAGGCGCAGGAGCAGCGAGAAGATGCCCGTGAGGCCCACGGTCCAGATGAGACCGAGCAGGTACCAGTCGTACCAGGAAGAGCCGTGCTTCTTGGTGTTCTGGTTCATGCGGCGCGTGGTCAGCTTGGCCAGTCCGTAGACGAACAGGCAGGCGCCGACGATGGCCAGCAGCTTGATCGGGTTGTAGAACGGCAGCGGCGTGTGGCCGAAGAAGTCCAGGATCCCCAGGCTCGAGCCGGTGAGGAAGCGCAGGACGTTGCCGCCCCAGTGGCCGGTGGCGATGGAGCCGGTGACCACGAGCAGGGCCAGGAAGGCGTAGAACAGGGTCAGGTGGCCCTTGAACTTCTGCTGGTCGGCCTCGGTGTCCTCGCCGCACTTCTTCCACTTGGAGTGGGTCGCGATCTCGCAGCCCACCGTGGTCTTGAAGGCCTCCCACATGGAGGGGTTCGGCTTGCCCGCGATGGCGAAGGTCGTGGGCACGTCGAAGGAGGCGATGAGCCGCTTCACACCCTTGTAGAACGTCCAGACCATGAAGAAGAAGGTCAGGACGAAGATCGGGTCGATGGTGAAGTCGCCGGGGAAGAGCCCGCCGAAGACCACCTTGCCGCCTTCCTTGACCACTTCCCACTCGTGGCCGTTGGCCACGAAGGTGGGGAAGAAGGTCCCCAGCACGCCGGCGCGCAGCGTCCAGATGACCAGCCAGAGGATCGCCGGGATGGCGATGAGGATGGGCAGGTACTTGGAAGAGCTCATCCACTCGCCGACGATGGCGGGCTCGGCGACCTTGCG harbors:
- a CDS encoding branched-chain amino acid ABC transporter permease, giving the protein MTRASRKHWLLFALGLGWFLVLLWPMLGIHEDGSLSFSETFAVWGRVSLVALVCMAVWQLRRSGVLDFLDAPAARVRDSATALAGRLPRWMWLSVLLAFALTYPLYTERYAQDVAVQVLIYVCLGLGLNVVVGLCGLLDLGYIAFYGVGAYTYALLSIHYGMSFWLCLPIAAVFATVAGCIIGYPTLRMRGDYLAIVTLGFGEIVRIVLNNWMSLTNGPNGLLGIKPAGIYLPSFMNGLSFEHIWLKKLEYLYYVILGLAVFTVIAVRRLNFSRIGRAWEAIREDETAAEVMGVNTFMLKLMAYASGAAFGGLAGVFFAARMRFVSPESFSFMESVMVLSMVVLGGMGSIPGIILGALALIALPEAFRGFELYRMLAFGGAMTLMMLIRPAGLIPAKRMGKRGEEAE
- a CDS encoding branched-chain amino acid ABC transporter permease, translated to MDFFLQQCLNGLTLGGLYALIALGYTMVYGIIQLINFAHGEFFAAGGYVGVILLSLMAAHGMTASHPWLCMVLALILTMGYCALLAMAVEKVAYKPLRNSSRLSVLLSALGMSIFLQNGMMLTQGVYDKAYPTQMVEGHVMLGGIRVSLMQGIILGVTAVLLFGLNALVFRTNVGKAMRATAQDKVMAALVGINSNRIISLTFAIGAGLAAAAGIMVGFNYGSVRYDMGFVPGIKAFAAAVLGGIGNITGAMVGGLIIGMVEVMAAAYINGGTEYKDVFAFIILIAVLYFMPTGIMGENVDDTRV
- a CDS encoding branched-chain amino acid ABC transporter substrate-binding protein gives rise to the protein MNRNMWRVLVLALALSLACGATAWAAKLKIGSMSPLTGPYAADGNDIANGVRAAIAAIQKDGGIPGYDGIELLAEDTACDPKQAVAAANKLLSEEVVGVVGAYCSSATIPASDVLAEENIPMLTPASTNEKVTERGLKYMFRICGRDDDQSVAAVEFMTNYLKAKTLYVVDDKTTYSQGLADNVEKLAAKKGIKVIAHDHVNQGDKDFSAVLTKVKDAHPDVLYMSLQNSSSGALMLIQARRAGIKAAIIGQDAVYHPQLIEIAKDAAEGAYLTFGYIDPQTPAYKKFLEAYKPYGEPGAYSGYAYDAAYTLLSAIKEAKSTDPAKIRAAIMKMDYQGASKVIKFKENGDSGSNYIIREVKGGKFINFWNPATGKTY
- a CDS encoding ABC transporter ATP-binding protein, whose amino-acid sequence is MGHLRLNDVCVRFGGLQALANVSFDLRPGEILALIGPNGAGKTTVFNVITGVYKISSGAVTYGESSISGLRPHHILAAGIARTFQNIRLFTAMTALENVMVAQHCRSRCGVFSAVLRSRSQREEEAQIRAKAREALDFVGMGHLADDVARNMSYGMQRRLEIARALGSEPRTILLDEPAAGLNPAESKELMDLILRIADTGINVLMVEHDMKVVMGISHRVAVLDHGVLISHGRPDEVQRDPKVIEAYLGQ
- the qmoC gene encoding quinone-interacting membrane-bound oxidoreductase complex subunit QmoC, coding for MSNPVRIQPDLQFVKDLQQVGGDTLKRCYQCATCSVACPISPAENPYPRKEMIWAQWGLKDKLVNDIDIWLCHNCGNCSDLCPRGAKPGDLLAALRNMAYRKVAEPAIVGEWMSSSKYLPILIAIPAILWLVIWTLRAGVLGTFFPTFVANGHEWEVVKEGGKVVFGGLFPGDFTIDPIFVLTFFFMVWTFYKGVKRLIASFDVPTTFAIAGKPNPSMWEAFKTTVGCEIATHSKWKKCGEDTEADQQKFKGHLTLFYAFLALLVVTGSIATGHWGGNVLRFLTGSSLGILDFFGHTPLPFYNPIKLLAIVGACLFVYGLAKLTTRRMNQNTKKHGSSWYDWYLLGLIWTVGLTGIFSLLLRLANVPGLAYPMYYVHLVAVWMLIAYLPWSKLGHLVYRTAALTYARHIGRIPMETKEEKTFVL